In a single window of the Falco rusticolus isolate bFalRus1 chromosome 13, bFalRus1.pri, whole genome shotgun sequence genome:
- the SLC27A1 gene encoding long-chain fatty acid transport protein 1 isoform X2: MRPVGLCAAALGSLGLLRLLGAPWPWSLAAALGLCLGSGGWRLLRLLCRTAPRDIFGLSVLLRVKYKLRRHQKAKSTVPKMFQAVVRRHPDKVALIYEATGEQWTFRRLDEYSNAVANYFHQQGYQPGDVIAIFMESRPEFVGLWLGMAKIGVEAALINFNLRADSLLYCVTTSGAKAVIFGGELTPAIAEVNGMLGKNMAKFCSGDYNPGVVPAETRHLDPLLSSASKSPPTQILDKGLDDRLFYIYTSGTTGMPKAAIVVHSRMCPEDVLYNCLPLYHSAGNIMGVGQCLIHGLTVVIRKKFSASRFWDDCAKYRCTIIQYIGEICRYLLNQPVRESETQHCVRLAVGNGLRPTIWEEFTKRFRIKQIGEFYGATECNCSIANLDGKVGACGFNSRILPNVYPIRLVKVNEDTMELIRDANGLCIPCRPGEPGLLVGQINQQDPLRRFDGYVSESATNKKIAYNVLRKGDQAYLSGDVLVMDELGYMYFRDRSGDTFRWRGENVSTTEVEGTLSHILNQTDVAVYGVEVPGVEGKAGMAAIADPKAKVNPNMLYQELQKVLPSYARPVFLRLLPQVDTTGTFKIQKTRLQREGFDPQQTSDRLYFLDLKLGRYVPLDEHLHQRISSGKVAL, encoded by the exons ATGCGGCCGGTGGGGCTCTGCGCCGCCGCGCTGGGCTCGCTGGggctgctgcggctgctgggCGCGCCCTGGCCATGGAGCCTGGCGGCCGCGCTAGGGCTCTGCCTGGGCTCCGGCGGCTGGCGGCTGCTGCGGCTGCTGTGCCGGACGGCGCCGCGGGACATCTT CGGCCTCTCCGTGCTGTTACGCGTCAAGTACAAGCTGCGACGGCatcaaaaagccaaaagcacCGTCCCCAAGATGTTCCAGGCCGTCGTCCGCCGCCACCCTGACAAAGTGGCCCTGATTTACGAAGCCACCGGTGAGCAGTGGACCTTCCGGAGGCTGGACGAGTATTCCAACGCCGTGGCCAACTACTTCCACCAGCAGGGCTACCAGCCGGGAGACGTCATTGCCATCTTCATGGAGAGCCGCCCCGAGTTCGTCGGGCTTTGGCTGGGGATGGCAAAAATCGGCGTCGAGGCGGCTCTCATCAACTTCAACCTGCGCGCCGATTCTCTGCTTTATTGCGTGACGACGTCGGGCGCCAAGGCCGTGATCTTCGGGGGGGAGCTGACTCCAG CAATAGCCGAGGTGAATGGGATGCTGGGCAAGAACATGGCAAAATTCTGCTCCGGTGACTACAACCCGGGCGTCGTTCCCGCAGAGACCAGACACCTCGATCCGCTGCTGAGCAGCGCGTCGAAATCGCCCCCGACGCAGATTCTGGACAAAGGTTTAGATG ATCGGCTCTTCTACATCTACACATCGGGAACCACCGGGATGCCCAAAGCCGCCATAGTGGTGCACAGCAG GATGTGCCCCGAGGACGTTCTCTACAACTGCCTCCCCCTCTACCACTCGGCGG GTAACATCATGGGAGTGGGGCAGTGTTTGATCCATGGCCTGACGGTGGTGATCAGGAAGAAGTTCTCGGCCAGCCGCTTCTGGGATGACTGCGCCAAATACAGATGCACG ATTATTCAGTATATCGGGGAAATCTGCAGGTACCTCCTGAACCAGCCGGTCCGAGAGTCAGAAACCCAGCACTGTGTGCGGCTGGCGGTGGGCAACGGCCTGAGACCCACCATCTGGGAGGAGTTCACAAAGCGCTTCCGAATTAAGCAGATCGGGGAATTCTACGGTGCCACCGAGTGTAACTGCAGCATCGCCAACCTggatggaaag GTCGGTGCCTGTGGCTTCAACAGTCGGATTTTGCCCAACGTTTATCCCATCCGTTTGGTGAAGGTGAATGAGGACACAATGGAGCTGATCCGGGATGCCAATGGGCTCTGCATCCCCTGTCGCCCCG GAGAGCCGGGATTACTGGTCGGTCAGATCAATCAGCAGGATCCCCTGCGCCGCTTCGATGGCTACGTCAGCGAGAGCGCCACCAACAAGAAGATCGCTTACAACGTCCTGCGGAAAGGGGACCAGGCGTACCTGTCCG GAGACGTGCTGGTGATGGATGAGCTGGGCTACATGTACTTCAGAGACCGCAGCGGGGACACCTTCCGCTGGCGAGGGGAGAACGTCTCCACCACAGAGGTGGAAGGAACGTTGAGTCACATCCTGAACCAGACGGACGTGGCGGTGTACGGGGTGGAAGTGCCAG GGGTGGAGGGCAAAGCCGGGATGGCGGCGATCGCAGATCCCAAGGCTAAAGTGAACCCCAACATGCTGtaccaggagctgcagaaggtgTTGCCTTCCTACGCCCGGCCCGTCTTTCTCCGGCTCCTGCCCCAGGTTGACACCACAG GTACCTTTAAGATCCAGAAAACGCGCCTGCAGCGGGAAGGCTTCGACCCGCAGCAGACCTCCGACCGCCTCTATTTCTTGGATCTGAAGCTGGGGAGATACGTCCCGTTGGACGAGCACCTTCACCAGCGGATTTCCTCTGGGAAAGTGGCTTTGTGA
- the SLC27A1 gene encoding long-chain fatty acid transport protein 1 isoform X1 produces MRPVGLCAAALGSLGLLRLLGAPWPWSLAAALGLCLGSGGWRLLRLLCRTAPRDIFGLSVLLRVKYKLRRHQKAKSTVPKMFQAVVRRHPDKVALIYEATGEQWTFRRLDEYSNAVANYFHQQGYQPGDVIAIFMESRPEFVGLWLGMAKIGVEAALINFNLRADSLLYCVTTSGAKAVIFGGELTPAIAEVNGMLGKNMAKFCSGDYNPGVVPAETRHLDPLLSSASKSPPTQILDKGLDDRLFYIYTSGTTGMPKAAIVVHSRYYRIAAFGYYAYRMCPEDVLYNCLPLYHSAGNIMGVGQCLIHGLTVVIRKKFSASRFWDDCAKYRCTIIQYIGEICRYLLNQPVRESETQHCVRLAVGNGLRPTIWEEFTKRFRIKQIGEFYGATECNCSIANLDGKVGACGFNSRILPNVYPIRLVKVNEDTMELIRDANGLCIPCRPGEPGLLVGQINQQDPLRRFDGYVSESATNKKIAYNVLRKGDQAYLSGDVLVMDELGYMYFRDRSGDTFRWRGENVSTTEVEGTLSHILNQTDVAVYGVEVPGVEGKAGMAAIADPKAKVNPNMLYQELQKVLPSYARPVFLRLLPQVDTTGTFKIQKTRLQREGFDPQQTSDRLYFLDLKLGRYVPLDEHLHQRISSGKVAL; encoded by the exons ATGCGGCCGGTGGGGCTCTGCGCCGCCGCGCTGGGCTCGCTGGggctgctgcggctgctgggCGCGCCCTGGCCATGGAGCCTGGCGGCCGCGCTAGGGCTCTGCCTGGGCTCCGGCGGCTGGCGGCTGCTGCGGCTGCTGTGCCGGACGGCGCCGCGGGACATCTT CGGCCTCTCCGTGCTGTTACGCGTCAAGTACAAGCTGCGACGGCatcaaaaagccaaaagcacCGTCCCCAAGATGTTCCAGGCCGTCGTCCGCCGCCACCCTGACAAAGTGGCCCTGATTTACGAAGCCACCGGTGAGCAGTGGACCTTCCGGAGGCTGGACGAGTATTCCAACGCCGTGGCCAACTACTTCCACCAGCAGGGCTACCAGCCGGGAGACGTCATTGCCATCTTCATGGAGAGCCGCCCCGAGTTCGTCGGGCTTTGGCTGGGGATGGCAAAAATCGGCGTCGAGGCGGCTCTCATCAACTTCAACCTGCGCGCCGATTCTCTGCTTTATTGCGTGACGACGTCGGGCGCCAAGGCCGTGATCTTCGGGGGGGAGCTGACTCCAG CAATAGCCGAGGTGAATGGGATGCTGGGCAAGAACATGGCAAAATTCTGCTCCGGTGACTACAACCCGGGCGTCGTTCCCGCAGAGACCAGACACCTCGATCCGCTGCTGAGCAGCGCGTCGAAATCGCCCCCGACGCAGATTCTGGACAAAGGTTTAGATG ATCGGCTCTTCTACATCTACACATCGGGAACCACCGGGATGCCCAAAGCCGCCATAGTGGTGCACAGCAG GTATTACCGTATCGCTGCCTTCGGTTACTACGCCTACAGGATGTGCCCCGAGGACGTTCTCTACAACTGCCTCCCCCTCTACCACTCGGCGG GTAACATCATGGGAGTGGGGCAGTGTTTGATCCATGGCCTGACGGTGGTGATCAGGAAGAAGTTCTCGGCCAGCCGCTTCTGGGATGACTGCGCCAAATACAGATGCACG ATTATTCAGTATATCGGGGAAATCTGCAGGTACCTCCTGAACCAGCCGGTCCGAGAGTCAGAAACCCAGCACTGTGTGCGGCTGGCGGTGGGCAACGGCCTGAGACCCACCATCTGGGAGGAGTTCACAAAGCGCTTCCGAATTAAGCAGATCGGGGAATTCTACGGTGCCACCGAGTGTAACTGCAGCATCGCCAACCTggatggaaag GTCGGTGCCTGTGGCTTCAACAGTCGGATTTTGCCCAACGTTTATCCCATCCGTTTGGTGAAGGTGAATGAGGACACAATGGAGCTGATCCGGGATGCCAATGGGCTCTGCATCCCCTGTCGCCCCG GAGAGCCGGGATTACTGGTCGGTCAGATCAATCAGCAGGATCCCCTGCGCCGCTTCGATGGCTACGTCAGCGAGAGCGCCACCAACAAGAAGATCGCTTACAACGTCCTGCGGAAAGGGGACCAGGCGTACCTGTCCG GAGACGTGCTGGTGATGGATGAGCTGGGCTACATGTACTTCAGAGACCGCAGCGGGGACACCTTCCGCTGGCGAGGGGAGAACGTCTCCACCACAGAGGTGGAAGGAACGTTGAGTCACATCCTGAACCAGACGGACGTGGCGGTGTACGGGGTGGAAGTGCCAG GGGTGGAGGGCAAAGCCGGGATGGCGGCGATCGCAGATCCCAAGGCTAAAGTGAACCCCAACATGCTGtaccaggagctgcagaaggtgTTGCCTTCCTACGCCCGGCCCGTCTTTCTCCGGCTCCTGCCCCAGGTTGACACCACAG GTACCTTTAAGATCCAGAAAACGCGCCTGCAGCGGGAAGGCTTCGACCCGCAGCAGACCTCCGACCGCCTCTATTTCTTGGATCTGAAGCTGGGGAGATACGTCCCGTTGGACGAGCACCTTCACCAGCGGATTTCCTCTGGGAAAGTGGCTTTGTGA
- the NXNL1 gene encoding nucleoredoxin-like protein 1 codes for MAALFAGRVLLTDRQRERLDSERELSRALDNRVLLLYFGRARCPRCRRFVPLLRRFFVRLTDPRHVVRAAQLALLYVSCDGSEEEQGAFLRTLPRRCLALPFADAFKRELELRFAVAEVPTVVVLKPSGEVITANAVEEIQRAGPACFQNWQEAAELVDRNFLLAEDFDNWSRRSITDPIRRLKYKVDEKEEEEEEEEGEELS; via the exons ATGGCCGCCCTCTTCGCCGGGCGGGTGCTGCTGACCGACCGGCAGCGGGAGCGGTTGGATTCGGAGCGGGAGCTGAGCCGGGCGCTGGACAACCGGGTGCTGCTGCTCTACTTCGGCCGGGCGCgctgcccgcgctgccgccgctTCGTCCCGCTGCTCCGCCGGTTCTTCGTGCGCTTGACAGACCCACGGCACGTGGTGCGCGCCGCGCAGCTGGCGCTGCTCTACGTCTCGTGCGATGGGAGCGAGGAAGAGCAGGGAGCCTTCCTCCGCACCCTGCCGCGCCgctgcctggcactgcccttCGCGGACGCCTTCAAACG ggagctggagctgcgCTTCGCGGTGGCCGAGGTGCCCACCGTGGTGGTGCTGAAGCCCTCTGGGGAGGTGATCACCGCCAACGCCGTGGAGGAGATCCAGCGCGCCGGTCCCGCTTGCTTCCAAAactggcaggaggctgctgagctggtggATCGCAATTTTCTCTTGGCAGAGGATTTTGACAACTGGAGCAGGAGAAGCATCACCGATCCCATCCGCCGCCTCAAGTACAAGGTGGAcgagaaggaggaggaggaggaggaggaggaaggcgaAGAGTTGTCTTAG